The following are encoded together in the Salvelinus alpinus chromosome 29, SLU_Salpinus.1, whole genome shotgun sequence genome:
- the LOC139559261 gene encoding cation channel sperm-associated auxiliary subunit TMEM249-like, with translation MTIGIFGTWDHQFNATEQALTDKIKNNPCYPFTIVKDVFVLEYQHENIWKGSLLLIASTIGTACYMNMEFGDHHKYTGFLVFSMCLSLWLVCSGAFRRRLVIDHKKKEYRYYIHTHLRHRGPLHQIYIRMIAQKSGQVLLMYKLMLNGYKIEERELSGFSEKYELLECQGRRIATKLNLNYFDYQDTSKRHLVIHRPKIILSANNDRNNPPV, from the exons ATGACTATTGGGATTTTTGGCACGTGGGACCATCAGTTCAACGCCACTGAGCAAGCACTCACAGATAAGATCAAGAACAACCCTTGCTATCCATTCACTATAGTGAAGGACG TGTTTGTTCTTGAATACCAGCATGAAAACATCTGGAAAGGTTCACTGCTACTGATCGCCTCCACCATTGGAACTGCCTGTTACATGAACATGGAGTTTGGG GACCATCACAAGTATACTGGGTTCCTGGTGTTCagcatgtgtctctctctgtggctggtCTGTTCCGGGGCCTTCCGCCGGCGCCTGGTGATCGATCACAAGAAGAAGGAGTACCGCTACTACATTCACACACACCTACGCCACAGGGGCCCCTTGCACCAGATCTACATACGCATGATAGCGCAGAAGAGTG GACAGGTACTGCTGATGTACAAGCTGATGCTGAATGGATACAAGATTGAAGAGAGGGAACTCAGTGGCTTCTCAGAGAAATATGAG CTGTTGGAGTGCCAGGGCAGGAGGATAGCGACGAAACTCAACCTCAATTACTTTGACTACCAGGACACTTCTAAACGGCACCTTGTCATCCACAGGCCCAAAATCATCCTGTCTGCTAACAATGATCGCAACAATCCACCTGTCTGA